The following coding sequences lie in one Prevotella sp. oral taxon 299 str. F0039 genomic window:
- a CDS encoding AraC family transcriptional regulator: MTIEFCAINKPEDWMEMVAEQFGTSVINDGFTIPSSIGSGFFKQYYPLPWLTLTYISFVAYEPITMIRRSVENSKWIPVMFYINEHKHEQIIGTSTKTVGVDTLDGIFMPSSSIPTEWSFPPKKRYENITLTFNKDWIEKIDAAHETYIGRLLQSDKAFYLFETITPAMQQVLDNIKSITEINNPFSTLHLHGKTMELLTMFLEKLEKRSEVKSLANLNLNDVESVFRVRRQILQSLSNVPSIPELAREANMSSSKLQKCFKQVIGKAIAEYALSEKMEWAKRLLSTRLYSVSEVGYKVGYTNLSHFTEAFCKYHRMKPKQYLDSL, from the coding sequence ATGACCATAGAATTTTGTGCAATCAATAAGCCTGAAGATTGGATGGAAATGGTTGCCGAACAATTTGGCACATCAGTAATAAACGATGGATTTACCATTCCTTCTTCTATTGGTAGTGGATTCTTCAAACAATATTATCCTCTGCCATGGTTAACATTGACTTATATCAGTTTCGTAGCGTACGAGCCGATAACTATGATACGTCGCTCAGTAGAAAACTCGAAATGGATTCCTGTCATGTTCTATATCAATGAGCATAAACACGAGCAGATAATTGGAACAAGTACAAAAACGGTCGGAGTGGACACGCTCGATGGCATTTTCATGCCTTCAAGTAGCATCCCGACTGAGTGGAGTTTTCCTCCAAAGAAACGATACGAAAATATTACACTGACTTTCAATAAGGATTGGATTGAGAAGATTGATGCAGCACATGAAACCTATATCGGTCGGCTTCTCCAATCGGACAAGGCTTTTTATTTGTTTGAGACCATTACACCTGCAATGCAACAGGTCTTGGATAACATTAAGTCTATAACTGAAATCAACAATCCTTTTTCAACGCTTCATTTGCATGGAAAAACTATGGAATTACTGACAATGTTCCTTGAAAAGCTCGAAAAACGTTCGGAAGTAAAATCTCTTGCCAACCTAAACTTGAATGATGTTGAATCAGTATTCCGTGTTCGTCGCCAGATTCTTCAAAGTCTCAGTAATGTACCGAGTATTCCCGAATTGGCGCGTGAAGCCAATATGAGCAGTTCCAAATTACAAAAGTGCTTCAAGCAGGTTATTGGAAAAGCCATCGCAGAATATGCCCTATCCGAAAAGATGGAATGGGCAAAACGACTGCTTTCCACTCGCCTCTACTCGGTGTCAGAAGTAGGCTATAAAGTTGGATATACTAACCTCAGTCATTTCACAGAGGCTTTCTGCAAATATCACAGGATGAAACCTAAGCAATATCTTGATTCATTATAA
- a CDS encoding RteC domain-containing protein, producing MKITTFKFHFFARVTILSLSFGISVYYLVELLYALDTCNCISNGEIGMEELAHTLSEIFGVEIKNCYNVYMNIKHRKDDSRTYFLDELREKINKRMVGSDLKGG from the coding sequence ATGAAAATAACGACATTTAAGTTTCATTTTTTTGCCAGAGTAACAATTTTATCATTGTCTTTTGGTATTTCTGTTTATTATTTAGTCGAACTCTTGTATGCTCTCGATACCTGCAATTGTATCAGTAATGGAGAAATTGGTATGGAGGAATTGGCACACACACTCTCTGAAATCTTCGGAGTGGAGATAAAGAACTGCTACAACGTATATATGAATATAAAGCATCGCAAAGATGACAGTCGCACTTATTTTCTTGACGAACTCCGTGAAAAAATCAATAAGCGGATGGTGGGGAGCGACCTGAAAGGCGGCTAG
- the mobC gene encoding conjugal transfer protein MobC, with protein MAQEDDLRALGKVMDFMRGISVIFLLINCYWFCYEAFQQWHFTFGIINKILINFQRTTGLFSSILWTKLFCVVFLALSCLGTKGVKEEKITWPKIWMVLFSGFVFFFLNWWLLVLPIGKIGVASLYIFTLSVGYICLLMGGVWMSRLLKNNLMDDVFNTENESFMQETQLMENEYSVNLPTRFYYKKKWNNGWINVVNPFRASMVLGTPGSGKSYAIVNNYIKQQIEKGFAMYIYDYKFPDLSEIAYNHLLHHLESYKVKPQFYVINFDDPRKSHRCNPINPAFMTDISDAYESAYTIMLNLNRSWIQKQGDFFVESPIILLAAIIWFLKIYENGKYCTFPHAIEFLNRPYAQIFPILTSYDELANYLSPFMDAWEGGAQDQLQGQIASAKIPLSRMISPALYWVMTGDDFSLDINNPNEPKVLVVGNNPDRQNIYSAALGLYNSRIVKLINKKKQLKSSVIIDELPTIYFRGLDNLIATARSNKVAVCLGFQDFSQLTRDYGDKESKVIQNTVGNVFSGQVVGETAKTLSERFGKVLQQRQSMTINRNDKSTSISTQMDSLIPASKISNLTQGMFVGAVSDNFDERIDQKIFHAEIVVDSAKVSAEMKAYQPIPVIVDFTNKDGSDNLKETIEANYRKVKEEILSLVDLEIMRIKNDPKLAHLIKM; from the coding sequence ATGGCACAAGAAGATGATTTAAGGGCATTAGGTAAAGTCATGGACTTTATGCGAGGCATATCGGTGATATTCCTCCTTATCAACTGTTATTGGTTCTGCTACGAGGCATTTCAGCAGTGGCACTTCACATTTGGTATCATCAATAAGATACTGATAAATTTCCAGCGAACGACGGGATTATTTTCGTCTATCCTCTGGACAAAACTCTTTTGCGTGGTTTTTCTTGCTCTCTCATGTTTGGGAACAAAGGGCGTGAAGGAAGAGAAAATTACGTGGCCGAAGATTTGGATGGTGCTTTTCTCTGGCTTTGTATTCTTCTTTCTCAACTGGTGGCTGTTGGTATTGCCCATCGGCAAGATCGGGGTAGCTTCCCTCTATATATTTACGCTGTCCGTTGGCTATATCTGTCTGCTGATGGGTGGCGTATGGATGAGCCGACTACTCAAAAACAACCTGATGGACGATGTTTTCAATACAGAGAACGAGAGTTTTATGCAGGAAACTCAGTTGATGGAAAATGAATACTCCGTCAATCTTCCTACACGCTTCTACTATAAGAAGAAGTGGAACAACGGTTGGATTAACGTGGTCAATCCGTTCCGTGCCTCAATGGTGCTCGGTACACCGGGTTCTGGTAAATCCTACGCTATCGTGAACAACTACATCAAGCAGCAGATAGAGAAAGGCTTTGCCATGTATATTTACGACTACAAGTTCCCGGATTTGTCGGAGATTGCCTACAATCACCTGCTTCATCATTTGGAGTCCTACAAGGTGAAACCGCAGTTCTATGTAATCAACTTCGATGATCCGAGAAAGTCGCATCGGTGCAATCCCATCAATCCTGCCTTTATGACGGATATATCGGACGCTTACGAGAGTGCCTACACCATCATGCTCAACTTGAACCGTTCGTGGATACAAAAACAGGGTGATTTCTTTGTGGAGTCGCCGATTATCTTGCTCGCCGCCATCATCTGGTTCCTCAAAATCTATGAGAACGGAAAGTATTGCACCTTTCCTCATGCCATAGAGTTCCTGAACCGTCCCTACGCACAGATTTTCCCGATACTTACTTCCTACGATGAACTTGCCAATTACCTTTCTCCCTTTATGGACGCTTGGGAGGGCGGAGCACAAGACCAGCTGCAAGGGCAGATTGCCAGTGCTAAGATACCACTATCTCGTATGATTTCTCCTGCACTTTATTGGGTGATGACAGGTGATGATTTTTCGCTTGATATCAATAACCCTAACGAGCCGAAAGTCCTTGTTGTGGGTAACAACCCCGACCGCCAGAATATCTATTCGGCTGCACTTGGACTTTACAACAGTCGTATTGTGAAGCTCATCAACAAGAAGAAGCAACTCAAATCCTCGGTGATTATCGATGAGTTGCCAACCATCTACTTTCGTGGGCTTGACAACCTCATTGCTACTGCACGAAGCAATAAAGTTGCCGTATGTTTGGGCTTTCAGGACTTCTCACAACTTACCCGTGATTATGGAGACAAGGAGAGCAAGGTAATACAGAACACTGTAGGTAACGTGTTCTCTGGACAAGTGGTGGGAGAAACAGCTAAGACACTTTCTGAGCGGTTTGGAAAGGTACTCCAGCAACGCCAATCCATGACCATCAACCGCAATGACAAGTCCACCTCTATCTCCACACAGATGGATAGTCTAATCCCTGCTAGCAAGATTTCTAACCTCACACAAGGAATGTTTGTGGGTGCTGTTTCCGATAATTTCGACGAACGCATCGACCAAAAGATTTTCCATGCAGAGATAGTAGTTGATAGTGCAAAGGTTTCTGCTGAGATGAAAGCCTATCAGCCCATACCTGTGATAGTAGACTTTACAAATAAAGATGGCTCCGATAATCTCAAAGAGACCATCGAAGCTAACTATCGCAAAGTCAAGGAAGAAATTCTCTCGTTAGTTGATTTAGAGATTATGCGTATTAAGAATGATCCGAAGCTTGCTCATTTAATCAAAATGTAA
- the mobB gene encoding conjugal transfer protein MobB: MIAKISATENLGGALGYNFKKVEKGEASILLTAELYQSKEGRYTIEEVFADMEALIPKNCRTKKMVFHCSLNPHPDEKLSDETLMQIAKEYMEALGYGKQPYIVFKHNDIAREHIHIVSLRVDSKGRKIDDRFEKRRSKQITDALEKRFGLIPSSKITEKAVAETPKVDTTKGNIKEQVASVVRMVLKHYRFCSLGELNAVLSKYNLAVEEVKTEFRGKKYDGLVYVPTDDKGGKASTPIHASDIGRGVGYTAVQNKVQKSKQAIKPLIPTIRRKVLGVMRTSPDTEEKLRQRLEEQGLRVTIRKNESGRIYGITFIDDKEGIALNGSRLGKGYAANVFNGYFSNPTDNPFSDETLYGCLSVRLVQSATVHPSQLNTEESDNLVDELIEDMADGSFLSTGNDDWKEAAWQRKLRKQSKVNIRQKNIK; the protein is encoded by the coding sequence ATGATAGCGAAGATTTCTGCCACAGAGAACCTTGGAGGTGCACTCGGCTACAACTTCAAAAAGGTGGAAAAAGGAGAAGCGAGTATTCTTCTTACCGCTGAATTGTATCAGAGCAAGGAGGGACGTTATACGATAGAGGAAGTGTTTGCAGATATGGAGGCATTGATACCGAAGAACTGCCGTACCAAGAAAATGGTGTTCCACTGTTCGCTCAATCCTCACCCGGACGAGAAACTATCCGATGAAACACTTATGCAGATTGCTAAGGAGTATATGGAAGCACTCGGCTATGGCAAGCAGCCTTATATCGTGTTCAAGCACAACGACATCGCTCGTGAGCATATCCACATCGTATCACTTCGGGTAGACAGTAAAGGAAGGAAGATTGACGACCGCTTCGAGAAGCGAAGGAGCAAGCAGATTACCGATGCCTTGGAAAAGAGGTTTGGTCTCATTCCAAGTTCAAAGATTACTGAGAAGGCTGTAGCAGAAACGCCCAAGGTGGATACCACAAAAGGGAATATCAAGGAGCAGGTGGCAAGCGTTGTTCGCATGGTGCTGAAACATTATCGTTTCTGCTCCTTGGGCGAGCTCAATGCCGTACTGAGTAAATATAATCTTGCCGTGGAAGAAGTGAAGACGGAATTCCGGGGAAAGAAATACGATGGGTTGGTCTATGTTCCGACTGATGACAAGGGGGGCAAGGCAAGCACACCCATCCATGCCTCAGACATCGGCCGTGGTGTGGGCTATACTGCCGTGCAGAACAAGGTGCAGAAATCGAAGCAAGCCATCAAACCACTGATACCAACCATTAGAAGGAAGGTTTTGGGAGTTATGCGTACTTCTCCTGATACAGAAGAAAAACTCCGACAAAGACTGGAGGAACAGGGGTTGCGTGTGACAATCCGAAAGAATGAAAGCGGTCGTATCTATGGCATTACCTTTATTGACGATAAAGAGGGCATTGCGCTCAATGGCTCCCGATTGGGCAAAGGATATGCCGCCAATGTATTCAATGGCTATTTCTCCAATCCAACGGACAACCCATTCTCGGATGAAACGCTGTATGGCTGTCTTTCTGTCCGTTTGGTTCAATCTGCAACCGTTCACCCTTCGCAGCTAAATACGGAGGAAAGCGACAACCTTGTCGATGAACTTATTGAAGATATGGCAGATGGTTCTTTCCTATCTACGGGCAACGATGATTGGAAGGAGGCTGCATGGCAGCGTAAGCTCCGCAAGCAAAGCAAGGTAAATATTAGACAAAAAAACATTAAATAA
- a CDS encoding ParA family protein, with the protein MNMEKKKNNPIYLGFASQKGGVGKSSLAEVLASILYYEKNISLAVVDCDGTQESFYKLRERDRDLIESSPELGKELHERLSRYGKKSYHIIRSKPERAVSDVMKYFRKMKTAPQLIIFDFPGHALTSAMMDLSITMDYIISPIEADPQSLASSFAYAKTIRDLGVGFEGSRIQDFFLLWNKINRSASTMVIDLFSQNAEEQGLPIFDTRIYNSVRFSRELAQGGVKGVFRCSYLPPAPALRPQTGVDEWVMEVMEKLNLKTENGV; encoded by the coding sequence ATGAATATGGAAAAGAAGAAAAACAATCCCATCTATCTGGGCTTCGCCTCACAGAAAGGCGGAGTTGGCAAAAGCAGCCTTGCCGAAGTGCTAGCTTCCATACTATATTACGAGAAGAACATCTCCCTTGCCGTCGTGGATTGCGACGGTACGCAGGAATCTTTCTATAAACTCCGCGAACGCGACAGAGACCTAATCGAGTCCTCACCCGAACTGGGCAAGGAACTTCATGAACGCCTGTCGCGCTACGGCAAGAAATCGTATCATATCATCAGAAGCAAACCAGAAAGAGCCGTTTCCGATGTCATGAAATACTTTCGTAAAATGAAGACGGCGCCGCAACTGATTATCTTTGACTTTCCTGGTCATGCCCTTACCAGTGCCATGATGGATTTGTCCATTACGATGGACTACATCATCTCACCTATAGAAGCCGACCCACAGTCGCTGGCTTCGAGTTTTGCATACGCCAAGACAATCAGGGACTTGGGTGTCGGGTTTGAAGGCTCACGCATTCAGGACTTCTTCCTGCTTTGGAACAAAATCAACCGCAGTGCCAGTACCATGGTCATCGACCTGTTTAGTCAGAATGCTGAGGAACAGGGACTGCCGATTTTCGATACCCGTATCTACAACTCCGTCCGATTCAGCAGGGAATTAGCACAAGGGGGTGTCAAAGGTGTATTCCGCTGCTCCTACCTGCCCCCTGCACCTGCTCTCCGTCCTCAGACTGGAGTGGATGAGTGGGTAATGGAGGTCATGGAGAAACTCAACCTGAAAACTGAGAACGGCGTATGA
- a CDS encoding DUF3408 domain-containing protein, with protein sequence MKSLKEQREKLLQAKLEEMADIGVKKRTEENTPDFDDPIDLDDDSDSVEEDASASLSKIDEQEEIPEDTSFNGSNAKTAQPLKRKRNARAKDSSPAMDFPEYEQRFLTGVRNGRNKSGFSIHTEILQILRDVLNDIRSEASITGYIENILLDHLKTYQDLLNHTASQRRRDKTIDL encoded by the coding sequence ATGAAATCACTGAAAGAGCAACGTGAAAAGCTGCTTCAAGCGAAATTGGAGGAGATGGCAGATATTGGTGTCAAGAAGCGCACAGAGGAGAACACACCAGACTTTGACGACCCCATTGATTTAGATGATGATTCAGACTCTGTGGAAGAAGATGCAAGTGCCTCTCTTTCTAAGATTGACGAACAGGAGGAAATACCGGAAGACACTTCGTTTAATGGCAGCAATGCCAAAACAGCGCAGCCCTTGAAAAGAAAGAGAAATGCCAGAGCGAAGGATTCTTCCCCAGCAATGGACTTTCCTGAATACGAACAGCGATTTCTGACGGGTGTCCGCAATGGGCGCAATAAGTCGGGTTTCAGTATCCATACTGAGATACTCCAGATACTGCGTGATGTGCTGAACGACATCAGATCGGAGGCTTCCATCACGGGGTATATTGAGAATATCCTTCTCGATCATTTGAAAACGTATCAGGATTTGTTGAACCATACCGCCTCACAACGCAGGCGCGATAAAACCATAGACTTATGA
- a CDS encoding DUF4134 domain-containing protein: MNNKKKITMLLLTATTIGAYAQGNGIAGINEATKMVTSYFDPGTKLIYAVGAVVGLIGGIKVYNKFSSGDPDTSKTAASWFGACIFLIVAATILRSFFL; the protein is encoded by the coding sequence ATGAACAACAAAAAGAAAATCACAATGCTACTCCTGACGGCTACCACCATAGGAGCATACGCACAAGGCAATGGTATTGCCGGTATCAATGAAGCTACAAAAATGGTAACCTCCTACTTCGATCCCGGCACGAAACTCATTTATGCCGTAGGGGCGGTAGTGGGGTTGATTGGAGGCATTAAAGTGTACAACAAGTTCTCAAGTGGTGACCCCGATACGAGCAAGACCGCAGCCTCTTGGTTCGGTGCGTGTATCTTCCTCATTGTGGCAGCCACTATCTTGAGAAGCTTCTTCTTGTAA
- a CDS encoding DUF4133 domain-containing protein, whose protein sequence is MAAFEINKGVGRTVEFKGLKAQYLFLFAGGLLAVFILVVILYLCGVSQITCLVIGVVGASLVVWQTFTMNRKYGQYGLMKKGAVHMHPRYLVNRRTVFHLIRNLQPKKAKK, encoded by the coding sequence ATGGCAGCATTTGAAATCAACAAGGGTGTAGGCCGGACGGTAGAGTTCAAGGGCTTGAAGGCGCAGTACCTCTTCCTCTTTGCAGGAGGCTTGCTGGCAGTCTTCATTCTCGTGGTCATTCTCTATCTCTGTGGAGTCAGCCAAATTACCTGTCTTGTCATAGGTGTAGTGGGTGCCAGCCTTGTGGTATGGCAAACGTTCACCATGAATAGAAAGTACGGGCAATATGGGCTGATGAAAAAGGGAGCGGTGCATATGCACCCACGCTACCTTGTAAACCGCCGTACGGTCTTCCACCTTATCCGTAATCTTCAACCAAAGAAAGCAAAGAAATGA
- a CDS encoding TraG family conjugative transposon ATPase codes for MRNKSKITTLESKFPLLSVEQGCMVSKDADITVAFRVELPELFTVTSTEYEAMHSAWHKAIKVLPNYSIVHKQDWFIKEDYQGKLSDGGLSFLARSSERHFNERPYLHHSVYLFLTKTNKQRMAQQSNFSSLCRGHLLPKEITNKDEVMKFMEAVDQFERIINDTEQIRIVRMTEEELVGTNEKGGLLDRYFSLSEEGHASLEDIRLGADLVRVGDNMLCLHTLSDTDDLPTTVSTDSRYERLSTDRNDCRLSFASPVGLMLPCNHIYNQYLFIEDSDANLERFEKQARNMHSLARYSRSNQINEEWIQEYLNIAHSQGLTSIRAHFNVLAWSSDKEELRQIKNDVGSALALMECHPRHNTIDAATLYWAGIPGNAADFPAEESFYTFIEPALCFFTAETNYKDSLSPFGIKMADRLSGKPVHLDISDLPMKKGVITNRNKFILGPSGSGKSFFTNHMVRQYYEQGAHVLLVDTGNSYQGLCELIHRKTKGEDGVYFTYTNESPISFNPFYTDDYFFDVEKRESICTLLLTLWKSADEHITKTEAGELGSAVNSYIELICADHSVTPCFNTFYEYLRDVYRKDMEKRDIKVTLSDFNINNLLTTLKQYYRGGRYDFLLNSNKNIDLLSKRFIVFEIDQVKDNKDLFPVVTIIIMEAFINKMRRLKGIRKMILIEEAWKAIASANMADYIKYLYKTVRKYFGEAIVVTQEVDDIIQSPIVKESIINNSDCKILLDQRKYMTKFDGIQAMLGLSEKEKSQILSINQNNDPNRLYKEVWIGLGGMQSAVYATEVSMEEYLTYTTEETEKVEVMNRAAQLSGDIETAIRQLAIEKRNNKKK; via the coding sequence ATGAGAAACAAAAGCAAGATAACGACCCTGGAGTCGAAGTTCCCGCTGCTCTCCGTCGAGCAGGGCTGCATGGTGAGCAAAGATGCTGACATCACGGTGGCTTTCCGTGTGGAACTGCCCGAACTCTTTACCGTCACCTCTACAGAATACGAAGCAATGCACTCTGCCTGGCATAAGGCAATCAAGGTGCTACCCAATTACAGCATCGTACACAAGCAGGACTGGTTCATTAAGGAAGACTATCAAGGAAAGCTCTCCGATGGTGGATTGAGCTTCCTTGCCCGTTCCTCTGAGCGGCATTTCAACGAGCGTCCGTATCTCCACCACTCAGTCTATCTCTTCCTGACCAAGACCAACAAGCAGCGTATGGCGCAGCAGAGTAATTTTTCTTCGCTTTGCCGTGGACACCTGCTACCAAAAGAGATTACCAACAAGGATGAAGTGATGAAGTTCATGGAAGCCGTAGACCAGTTCGAGCGTATCATCAACGATACCGAGCAGATAAGGATTGTCCGCATGACAGAAGAAGAGTTAGTTGGCACAAATGAAAAAGGAGGACTACTCGACAGGTATTTCTCTTTATCTGAAGAAGGGCATGCGTCTTTGGAGGACATCCGTCTGGGCGCAGACCTTGTGCGTGTGGGAGATAATATGCTTTGTCTGCATACACTCTCCGACACGGATGACCTGCCTACAACGGTCAGCACGGACAGCCGATATGAACGGTTATCCACTGACAGGAACGACTGCCGCCTGTCCTTTGCCTCGCCTGTGGGCTTGATGCTGCCGTGCAACCATATCTATAACCAGTATCTCTTCATCGAAGACAGCGATGCCAACTTGGAACGCTTCGAGAAGCAGGCAAGGAATATGCACTCGCTGGCACGCTACAGCCGTAGCAACCAAATCAACGAGGAGTGGATACAGGAGTATCTCAATATTGCTCACTCACAGGGGCTGACATCTATCCGTGCCCACTTCAACGTGCTGGCATGGAGTAGCGATAAGGAAGAACTTCGCCAGATTAAGAATGACGTGGGCTCTGCACTTGCTCTTATGGAATGCCACCCACGCCACAACACCATTGATGCGGCAACGCTCTACTGGGCAGGCATTCCCGGCAATGCCGCAGACTTTCCCGCAGAAGAGTCATTCTATACTTTCATCGAGCCTGCCCTCTGCTTCTTTACGGCAGAGACGAACTATAAGGACTCGCTATCACCCTTCGGTATCAAGATGGCAGACCGCCTGTCGGGAAAACCTGTTCATCTGGATATATCGGATTTGCCGATGAAAAAGGGAGTCATTACCAATCGTAACAAGTTTATTTTGGGTCCTTCGGGCAGTGGTAAGTCTTTCTTTACCAACCACATGGTACGTCAGTATTACGAACAGGGGGCGCACGTCCTCTTGGTCGATACAGGTAACTCATATCAAGGCTTGTGTGAACTTATCCACCGCAAGACCAAAGGTGAGGACGGCGTATATTTCACCTATACCAATGAAAGTCCTATATCTTTCAACCCTTTTTATACGGATGATTACTTCTTCGATGTAGAGAAAAGGGAGAGTATCTGCACGCTGCTGCTCACACTTTGGAAGAGTGCAGATGAGCATATCACTAAGACCGAGGCTGGCGAACTTGGTTCAGCCGTAAACTCCTATATCGAGCTGATATGTGCTGACCACAGCGTTACACCCTGTTTTAATACCTTCTATGAGTATCTGCGAGACGTGTACCGCAAGGATATGGAAAAGCGAGACATCAAAGTGACGCTCTCGGACTTCAATATCAACAACCTTCTGACGACACTCAAGCAATATTATCGTGGCGGTCGTTACGACTTTCTTTTGAACTCGAATAAAAATATCGACCTGCTGAGTAAACGCTTCATCGTCTTTGAAATCGACCAAGTGAAGGACAATAAGGACCTCTTTCCCGTGGTAACGATTATCATCATGGAAGCCTTCATCAACAAGATGCGCCGATTAAAGGGTATCCGCAAGATGATACTCATTGAGGAAGCGTGGAAAGCCATTGCTTCGGCAAACATGGCGGACTATATCAAGTATCTCTATAAGACGGTGAGAAAATATTTTGGGGAAGCTATTGTCGTAACGCAGGAGGTAGACGATATCATCCAGTCGCCCATTGTCAAAGAAAGTATCATCAACAACTCCGACTGCAAGATACTGCTCGACCAGCGCAAGTACATGACCAAGTTCGACGGCATACAGGCGATGCTCGGTCTTTCGGAAAAGGAAAAGAGCCAGATACTCTCCATCAACCAGAACAACGACCCGAATCGACTCTACAAGGAGGTGTGGATAGGCTTGGGCGGTATGCAGAGTGCCGTCTATGCTACGGAAGTGAGCATGGAGGAATACCTGACCTATACCACGGAGGAAACCGAGAAGGTGGAGGTGATGAACAGGGCGGCACAACTCAGTGGTGATATCGAAACGGCTATCCGTCAGCTTGCCATAGAGAAAAGAAACAATAAAAAGAAATAA
- a CDS encoding DUF4141 domain-containing protein, whose product MKKYIFMALLGLSLSVPKAHAQWVVTDPGNFAGNIVNSVKEIATASKTVKNTLDGFKEVEKLYNDTKKYYDALKKVNNLIGDAYKVKECILMVGDISEIYVTSYKKMLSDKNFRPSELAAMASGYAKLLEQSGESLKELKSIVKSNVFSMNDHERMQAIDRIYTTLRENRSLVSYYTRKNISVSYVRAREKNNLASVKALYGNTASRYW is encoded by the coding sequence ATGAAAAAGTACATTTTCATGGCTCTCTTAGGATTGAGCCTTTCTGTTCCCAAAGCCCACGCACAGTGGGTAGTAACCGACCCTGGCAATTTTGCCGGCAACATCGTCAATTCGGTCAAGGAGATAGCCACCGCCTCGAAGACAGTGAAGAATACCCTTGACGGTTTTAAGGAAGTGGAAAAACTCTACAACGACACCAAGAAGTATTATGATGCCCTAAAGAAGGTGAATAACCTTATAGGAGATGCCTACAAGGTCAAGGAGTGCATTCTGATGGTGGGCGACATCTCTGAGATTTACGTCACCTCCTATAAGAAGATGCTTTCGGACAAGAACTTCCGCCCTTCGGAACTCGCTGCGATGGCTTCGGGCTATGCCAAACTCTTGGAGCAGAGTGGTGAGAGTCTCAAAGAACTAAAGTCCATCGTCAAGAGTAATGTCTTCTCGATGAACGACCACGAACGAATGCAGGCAATCGACCGTATTTATACCACACTGAGGGAAAATCGCTCGCTCGTATCCTACTACACAAGGAAAAACATCTCTGTAAGCTATGTGCGTGCAAGGGAAAAGAACAACCTTGCCTCTGTTAAGGCACTCTATGGTAATACGGCAAGCAGGTATTGGTAA